The proteins below are encoded in one region of Opisthocomus hoazin isolate bOpiHoa1 chromosome 26, bOpiHoa1.hap1, whole genome shotgun sequence:
- the OSBPL7 gene encoding oxysterol-binding protein-related protein 7 isoform X3, whose product MGSHEKDPSSPKRALSRSSSTVSSKHSSVQQGSESWEVVEEPRARGSPGREPQRHEGYLLKKRKWPLKGWHKRYFVLENGILKYATTRQDVLKDKLHGAIDIRQSVMSINKKAQRVDLDTEENIYHLKIKSPELFASWVSSLCSHHRGERPELCPSGCPAGRTPTNAQGPWTRILPSGSAPALASSREKVDTWLRDSEGLERCSAELSECQAKLQELTGVLQSLEALHRGPPAPLVAGSQPSATAERPKKGRRTTKIWCTQSFAKDDTIGRVGRLHGSVPNLSRYLEPSQSQLALSLPPEYSQLQRSFWVLAQKVHGSLSSVVAALTAERARLEEMRQALDRRRSAPRPGHTGPALRRFHSLSVSSDTTLDSFASLHPDEPDALPSKGREQQLSNRSIVSAADSHTEFFDACEVFLSASSSENELSDDESTIISEASACEDGTEVGGPGRPPTGAKGPGLPVEAAPLELPGPDPRRRSCLPAPPAPSGDVSLWGLLRSSVGKDLSRVALPVQLNEPLNTLQRLCEELEYSELLDRASRARDPRQRLVYVAAFAVSAYASTYYRAGSKPFNPVLGETYECVRPDRGFRFISEQVCHHPPISACHAESDNFVFWQDMRWKNKFWGKSLEIVPVGTVHVQLPRTGDHFEWNKVTTCVHNVLSGPRWIEHYGEVLIRNARDASFHCKITFCKARYWGAGANEVQGTVLSRSGTVVERLAGKWHEGLRRGPAPGQCVWRANPMPRDHERNYGFTQFALELNELTPELRRVLPSTDTRLRPDQRYLEEGNVPAAETQKRQIEQLQRDRRRVMEENNITHQARFFRRLTDAGGKESWVTNNTYWKLRLDPGFAHLDSAVLW is encoded by the exons ATGGGCAGCCACGAGAAGGACCCCTCCTCTCCGAAAAGAGCCCTGTCACGCTCCAGCAGCACCGTGTCCTCCAAGCACAGCAGCGTTCAGCAG GGCTCGGAGagctgggaggtggtggaggagccacgGGCGCGGGGCAGCCCGGGCCGGGAGCCGCAGCGGCACGAGGGCTACCTGCTCAAGAAGAGGAAATGGCCCCTGAAGGGCTGGCACAAG AGGTACTTTGTGCTGGAAAACGGCATCCTGAAATATGCCACCACGCGCCAGGAC GTCCTCAAGGACAAACTGCACGGGGCCATCGACATCCGTCAGTCCGTCATGTCCATCAACAAGAAGGCGCAGCGGGTTGACCTGGACACGGAGGAGAACATCTACCACCTCAAG ATCAAGTCCCCGGAGCTCTTCGCCAGCTGGGtgagcagcctctgctcccatcACCGGGGCGAGAGACCCGAGCTCTGCCCCAGCGGGTGTCCCGCGGGCAGGACCCCCACCAACGCCCAG GGCCCGTGGACACGGATCCTGCCCTCGGGCAGTGCCCCTGCCCTCGCCAGCTCCCGGGAGAAGGTGGACACCTGGCTGAGGGACAGCGAGGGGCTGGAGCGCTGCTCGGCCG AGCTGTCGGAGTGCCAGGCGAAGCTGCAGGAGCTGACGGGCGTGCTGCAGAGCTTGGAGGCCCTGcaccgcggccccccggcccccctcgtCGCTGGCAGCCAG CCCTCGGCCACCGCGGAGAGGCCGAAGAAGGGCAGGAGGACCACCAAGATCTGGTGCACCCAGAGCTTCGCCAAGGATGACACCATTGGCAGG gTGGGTCGCCTGCACGGCTCCGTCCCCAACCTCTCGCGCTACCTGGAGCCATCCCAGAGCCAGCTGGCCCTGAGCCTGCCCCCCGAGTACAGCCAGCTGCAGCGGAGCTTCTGGGTGCTGGCCCAGAAAG TGCACGGCTCGCTCAGCAGCGTGGTGGCTGCGCTGACGGCTGAGAGGGCCCGTCTGGAGGAGATGCGGCAGGCGCTGGACCGGCGACGCTCAGCTCCGCGCCCGGGCCACACCGGG CCCGCCCTGCGCCGCTTCCACTCCCTCTCCGTCTCTTCCGACACCACCCTCGACTCCTTCGCCTCTCTGCACCCCGACGAG CCGGATGCGCTGCCGAGCAAGggccgggagcagcagctctccaacCGCAGCATCGTCTCGGCGGCCGACTCGCACACCGAGTTCTTCGACGCCTGCGAAGTCTTCCTCTCCGCCAGCTCCTCGGAGAACGAG CTGTCGGATGACGAATCCACCATCATCAGCGAGGCCAGCGCCTGCGAGGACGGGACCGAAgtgggggggccgggccgccccccgACAG GAGCGAAGGGTCCGGGATTGCCCGTGGAAGCGGCACCGCTGGAATTACCGGGACCGGACCCTCGCCGGCGGAGCTGCCtgccggccccccccgcgccttcGGGGGACGTGAGCTTGTGGGGGTTGTTGCGGAGCAGCGTGGGGAAGGATCTGTCACGCGTGGCTCTGCCCGTGCAGCTCAACGAACCCCTCAACACGCTCCAACGTCTGTGCGAGGAGCTGGAATACAGCGAGCTGCTCGACCGGGCCAGCCGCGCCCGAGACCCCCGCCAGCGTCTG GTTTACGTGGCCGCCTTCGCCGTGTCCGCCTACGCCTCCACCTACTACCGGGCGGGCAGCAAGCCCTTCAACCCGGTGCTGGGCGAGACCTACGAGTGCGTGCGGCCCGACCGCGGCTTCCGCTTCATCAGCGAGcag gtctgcCACCACCCCCCCATCTCCGCCTGCCACGCTGAGTCTGACAACTTCGTCTTCTGGCAAG aCATGAGGTGGAAGAATAAATTCTGGGGCAAGTCGCTGGAAATCGTCCCCGTGGGCACCGTCCACGTCCAGCTGCCCAG GACCGGGGACCACTTTGAGTGGAACAAGGTGACGACGTGCGTCCACAACGTCCTCAGCGGCCCCCGCTGGATCGAGCACTATGGGGAGGTGCTGATCCGCAACGCCCGCGACGCCTCCTTCCACTGCAAGATCACCTTCTGCAAG gccCGGTACTGGGGCGCGGGGGCCAACGAGGTGCAGGGGACGGTGCTGAGCCGCAGCGGGACGGTGGTGGAGCGCCTGGCCGGGAAGTGGCACGAGGGGCTGCGCCGCGGGCCTGCGCCGGGACAGTGCGTCTGGAGAGCCA ACCCCATGCCCCGTGACCACGAGAGGAACTACGGCTTCACCCAGTTCGCCCTGGAGCTGAACGAGCTGACGCCCGAACTGCGGCGGGTGCTGCCCTCCACCGACACCCGCCTGCGCCCCGACCAGCG GTACCTGGAGGAAGGCAACGTGCCGGCGGCCGAGACGCAGAAGCGCCAGATCGAGCAGCTGCAGCGCGACCGGCGCCGGGTGATGGAGGAGAACAACATCACGCACCAGGCTCGCTTCTTCAG GCGGCTGACGGACGCCGGTGGCAAGGAGTCCTGGGTCACCAACAACACCTACTGGAAGCTGCGCCTGGACCCCGGCTTCGCCCACCTGGACAGCGCTGTCCTCTGGTAG
- the OSBPL7 gene encoding oxysterol-binding protein-related protein 7 isoform X4, which produces MPSLGSVTWHPLLAGAPTARAVTAELRPPQHGRERGAWPTGPLHLPAMGSHEKDPSSPKRALSRSSSTVSSKHSSVQQGSESWEVVEEPRARGSPGREPQRHEGYLLKKRKWPLKGWHKRYFVLENGILKYATTRQDVLKDKLHGAIDIRQSVMSINKKAQRVDLDTEENIYHLKIKSPELFASWVSSLCSHHRGERPELCPSGCPAGRTPTNAQGPWTRILPSGSAPALASSREKVDTWLRDSEGLERCSAELSECQAKLQELTGVLQSLEALHRGPPAPLVAGSQPSATAERPKKGRRTTKIWCTQSFAKDDTIGRVGRLHGSVPNLSRYLEPSQSQLALSLPPEYSQLQRSFWVLAQKVHGSLSSVVAALTAERARLEEMRQALDRRRSAPRPGHTGPPADGSASPASAARPAPLPLPLRLFRHHPRLLRLSAPRRAGCAAEQGPGAAALQPQHRLGGRLAHRVLRRLRSLPLRQLLGERGGAGLRRGAGLCRLGSLQTPRQCPPLPLLPWVHLSLLSSPLAGPGVPPPLPTAPPVPWTPLQPPHSGLLGSPQFLSPVEGTGCYQCLPPRPCSPSLCSPTGTHHPLLIPAPRPPSPSQLPGSGPIHPGGVLSGTAPPALEVGYPPAPPGPPRSRRRSLHFPSCRMTNPPSSARPAPARTGPKWGGRAAPRQERRVRDCPWKRHRWNYRDRTLAGGAACRPPPRLRGT; this is translated from the exons aTGCCCTCCCTGGGCTCCGTGACGTGGCACCCGCTCCTTGCAGGGGCTCCCACCGCCCGGGCTGTGACAGCTGAGCTCAGACCCCCGCAGCACGGACGGGAGCGGGGGGCTTGGCCCACCGGCCCCCTCCACTTGCCGGCCATGGGCAGCCACGAGAAGGACCCCTCCTCTCCGAAAAGAGCCCTGTCACGCTCCAGCAGCACCGTGTCCTCCAAGCACAGCAGCGTTCAGCAG GGCTCGGAGagctgggaggtggtggaggagccacgGGCGCGGGGCAGCCCGGGCCGGGAGCCGCAGCGGCACGAGGGCTACCTGCTCAAGAAGAGGAAATGGCCCCTGAAGGGCTGGCACAAG AGGTACTTTGTGCTGGAAAACGGCATCCTGAAATATGCCACCACGCGCCAGGAC GTCCTCAAGGACAAACTGCACGGGGCCATCGACATCCGTCAGTCCGTCATGTCCATCAACAAGAAGGCGCAGCGGGTTGACCTGGACACGGAGGAGAACATCTACCACCTCAAG ATCAAGTCCCCGGAGCTCTTCGCCAGCTGGGtgagcagcctctgctcccatcACCGGGGCGAGAGACCCGAGCTCTGCCCCAGCGGGTGTCCCGCGGGCAGGACCCCCACCAACGCCCAG GGCCCGTGGACACGGATCCTGCCCTCGGGCAGTGCCCCTGCCCTCGCCAGCTCCCGGGAGAAGGTGGACACCTGGCTGAGGGACAGCGAGGGGCTGGAGCGCTGCTCGGCCG AGCTGTCGGAGTGCCAGGCGAAGCTGCAGGAGCTGACGGGCGTGCTGCAGAGCTTGGAGGCCCTGcaccgcggccccccggcccccctcgtCGCTGGCAGCCAG CCCTCGGCCACCGCGGAGAGGCCGAAGAAGGGCAGGAGGACCACCAAGATCTGGTGCACCCAGAGCTTCGCCAAGGATGACACCATTGGCAGG gTGGGTCGCCTGCACGGCTCCGTCCCCAACCTCTCGCGCTACCTGGAGCCATCCCAGAGCCAGCTGGCCCTGAGCCTGCCCCCCGAGTACAGCCAGCTGCAGCGGAGCTTCTGGGTGCTGGCCCAGAAAG TGCACGGCTCGCTCAGCAGCGTGGTGGCTGCGCTGACGGCTGAGAGGGCCCGTCTGGAGGAGATGCGGCAGGCGCTGGACCGGCGACGCTCAGCTCCGCGCCCGGGCCACACCGGG ccccccgctgacggctcagcctcccctgcctccGCAGCCCGCCCTGCGCCGCTTCCACTCCCTCTCCGTCTCTTCCGACACCACCCTCGACTCCTTCGCCTCTCTGCACCCCGACGAG CCGGATGCGCTGCCGAGCAAGggccgggagcagcagctctccaacCGCAGCATCGTCTCGGCGGCCGACTCGCACACCGAGTTCTTCGACGCCTGCGAAGTCTTCCTCTCCGCCAGCTCCTCGGAGAACGAGGTGGGGCGGGGCttcggcggggggcggggctctGCCGGCTGGGGTCTCTGCAGACCCCCCGCCAGTGCCCCCCACTCCCGCTGCTGCCGTGGGTtcatctctcccttctctcttccccgtTAGCCGGCCCGGGagtcccccccccgctccccacggCTCCCCCAGTCCCCTggacccccctgcagcccccccactcTGGCCTTTTGGGGTCTCCGCAGTTTCTGAGCCCAGTGGAGGGGACCGGGTGCTACCAGTgcctccccccccggccctgctccccctccttaTGCAGCCCCACCGGTACCCAccaccccctcctcatccccgcgccccgcccccccagcccaTCCCAGCTACCCGGCTCTGGTCCCATCCACCCGGGGGGGGTCCTGTCTGGTACAGCCCCTCCTGCCCTCGAGGTGGGGtatccccccgcccccccgggacccccccggagcCGCCGACGGTCCCTGCACTTCCCCAGCTGTCGGATGACGAATCCACCATCATCAGCGAGGCCAGCGCCTGCGAGGACGGGACCGAAgtgggggggccgggccgccccccgACAG GAGCGAAGGGTCCGGGATTGCCCGTGGAAGCGGCACCGCTGGAATTACCGGGACCGGACCCTCGCCGGCGGAGCTGCCtgccggccccccccgcgccttcGGGGGACGTGA
- the OSBPL7 gene encoding oxysterol-binding protein-related protein 7 isoform X1, with the protein MPSLGSVTWHPLLAGAPTARAVTAELRPPQHGRERGAWPTGPLHLPAMGSHEKDPSSPKRALSRSSSTVSSKHSSVQQGSESWEVVEEPRARGSPGREPQRHEGYLLKKRKWPLKGWHKRYFVLENGILKYATTRQDVLKDKLHGAIDIRQSVMSINKKAQRVDLDTEENIYHLKIKSPELFASWVSSLCSHHRGERPELCPSGCPAGRTPTNAQGPWTRILPSGSAPALASSREKVDTWLRDSEGLERCSAELSECQAKLQELTGVLQSLEALHRGPPAPLVAGSQPSATAERPKKGRRTTKIWCTQSFAKDDTIGRVGRLHGSVPNLSRYLEPSQSQLALSLPPEYSQLQRSFWVLAQKVHGSLSSVVAALTAERARLEEMRQALDRRRSAPRPGHTGPALRRFHSLSVSSDTTLDSFASLHPDEPDALPSKGREQQLSNRSIVSAADSHTEFFDACEVFLSASSSENELSDDESTIISEASACEDGTEVGGPGRPPTGAKGPGLPVEAAPLELPGPDPRRRSCLPAPPAPSGDVSLWGLLRSSVGKDLSRVALPVQLNEPLNTLQRLCEELEYSELLDRASRARDPRQRLVYVAAFAVSAYASTYYRAGSKPFNPVLGETYECVRPDRGFRFISEQVCHHPPISACHAESDNFVFWQDMRWKNKFWGKSLEIVPVGTVHVQLPRTGDHFEWNKVTTCVHNVLSGPRWIEHYGEVLIRNARDASFHCKITFCKARYWGAGANEVQGTVLSRSGTVVERLAGKWHEGLRRGPAPGQCVWRANPMPRDHERNYGFTQFALELNELTPELRRVLPSTDTRLRPDQRYLEEGNVPAAETQKRQIEQLQRDRRRVMEENNITHQARFFRRLTDAGGKESWVTNNTYWKLRLDPGFAHLDSAVLW; encoded by the exons aTGCCCTCCCTGGGCTCCGTGACGTGGCACCCGCTCCTTGCAGGGGCTCCCACCGCCCGGGCTGTGACAGCTGAGCTCAGACCCCCGCAGCACGGACGGGAGCGGGGGGCTTGGCCCACCGGCCCCCTCCACTTGCCGGCCATGGGCAGCCACGAGAAGGACCCCTCCTCTCCGAAAAGAGCCCTGTCACGCTCCAGCAGCACCGTGTCCTCCAAGCACAGCAGCGTTCAGCAG GGCTCGGAGagctgggaggtggtggaggagccacgGGCGCGGGGCAGCCCGGGCCGGGAGCCGCAGCGGCACGAGGGCTACCTGCTCAAGAAGAGGAAATGGCCCCTGAAGGGCTGGCACAAG AGGTACTTTGTGCTGGAAAACGGCATCCTGAAATATGCCACCACGCGCCAGGAC GTCCTCAAGGACAAACTGCACGGGGCCATCGACATCCGTCAGTCCGTCATGTCCATCAACAAGAAGGCGCAGCGGGTTGACCTGGACACGGAGGAGAACATCTACCACCTCAAG ATCAAGTCCCCGGAGCTCTTCGCCAGCTGGGtgagcagcctctgctcccatcACCGGGGCGAGAGACCCGAGCTCTGCCCCAGCGGGTGTCCCGCGGGCAGGACCCCCACCAACGCCCAG GGCCCGTGGACACGGATCCTGCCCTCGGGCAGTGCCCCTGCCCTCGCCAGCTCCCGGGAGAAGGTGGACACCTGGCTGAGGGACAGCGAGGGGCTGGAGCGCTGCTCGGCCG AGCTGTCGGAGTGCCAGGCGAAGCTGCAGGAGCTGACGGGCGTGCTGCAGAGCTTGGAGGCCCTGcaccgcggccccccggcccccctcgtCGCTGGCAGCCAG CCCTCGGCCACCGCGGAGAGGCCGAAGAAGGGCAGGAGGACCACCAAGATCTGGTGCACCCAGAGCTTCGCCAAGGATGACACCATTGGCAGG gTGGGTCGCCTGCACGGCTCCGTCCCCAACCTCTCGCGCTACCTGGAGCCATCCCAGAGCCAGCTGGCCCTGAGCCTGCCCCCCGAGTACAGCCAGCTGCAGCGGAGCTTCTGGGTGCTGGCCCAGAAAG TGCACGGCTCGCTCAGCAGCGTGGTGGCTGCGCTGACGGCTGAGAGGGCCCGTCTGGAGGAGATGCGGCAGGCGCTGGACCGGCGACGCTCAGCTCCGCGCCCGGGCCACACCGGG CCCGCCCTGCGCCGCTTCCACTCCCTCTCCGTCTCTTCCGACACCACCCTCGACTCCTTCGCCTCTCTGCACCCCGACGAG CCGGATGCGCTGCCGAGCAAGggccgggagcagcagctctccaacCGCAGCATCGTCTCGGCGGCCGACTCGCACACCGAGTTCTTCGACGCCTGCGAAGTCTTCCTCTCCGCCAGCTCCTCGGAGAACGAG CTGTCGGATGACGAATCCACCATCATCAGCGAGGCCAGCGCCTGCGAGGACGGGACCGAAgtgggggggccgggccgccccccgACAG GAGCGAAGGGTCCGGGATTGCCCGTGGAAGCGGCACCGCTGGAATTACCGGGACCGGACCCTCGCCGGCGGAGCTGCCtgccggccccccccgcgccttcGGGGGACGTGAGCTTGTGGGGGTTGTTGCGGAGCAGCGTGGGGAAGGATCTGTCACGCGTGGCTCTGCCCGTGCAGCTCAACGAACCCCTCAACACGCTCCAACGTCTGTGCGAGGAGCTGGAATACAGCGAGCTGCTCGACCGGGCCAGCCGCGCCCGAGACCCCCGCCAGCGTCTG GTTTACGTGGCCGCCTTCGCCGTGTCCGCCTACGCCTCCACCTACTACCGGGCGGGCAGCAAGCCCTTCAACCCGGTGCTGGGCGAGACCTACGAGTGCGTGCGGCCCGACCGCGGCTTCCGCTTCATCAGCGAGcag gtctgcCACCACCCCCCCATCTCCGCCTGCCACGCTGAGTCTGACAACTTCGTCTTCTGGCAAG aCATGAGGTGGAAGAATAAATTCTGGGGCAAGTCGCTGGAAATCGTCCCCGTGGGCACCGTCCACGTCCAGCTGCCCAG GACCGGGGACCACTTTGAGTGGAACAAGGTGACGACGTGCGTCCACAACGTCCTCAGCGGCCCCCGCTGGATCGAGCACTATGGGGAGGTGCTGATCCGCAACGCCCGCGACGCCTCCTTCCACTGCAAGATCACCTTCTGCAAG gccCGGTACTGGGGCGCGGGGGCCAACGAGGTGCAGGGGACGGTGCTGAGCCGCAGCGGGACGGTGGTGGAGCGCCTGGCCGGGAAGTGGCACGAGGGGCTGCGCCGCGGGCCTGCGCCGGGACAGTGCGTCTGGAGAGCCA ACCCCATGCCCCGTGACCACGAGAGGAACTACGGCTTCACCCAGTTCGCCCTGGAGCTGAACGAGCTGACGCCCGAACTGCGGCGGGTGCTGCCCTCCACCGACACCCGCCTGCGCCCCGACCAGCG GTACCTGGAGGAAGGCAACGTGCCGGCGGCCGAGACGCAGAAGCGCCAGATCGAGCAGCTGCAGCGCGACCGGCGCCGGGTGATGGAGGAGAACAACATCACGCACCAGGCTCGCTTCTTCAG GCGGCTGACGGACGCCGGTGGCAAGGAGTCCTGGGTCACCAACAACACCTACTGGAAGCTGCGCCTGGACCCCGGCTTCGCCCACCTGGACAGCGCTGTCCTCTGGTAG
- the OSBPL7 gene encoding oxysterol-binding protein-related protein 7 isoform X2 has product MPSLGSVTWHPLLAGAPTARAVTAELRPPQHGRERGAWPTGPLHLPAMGSHEKDPSSPKRALSRSSSTVSSKHSSVQQGSESWEVVEEPRARGSPGREPQRHEGYLLKKRKWPLKGWHKRYFVLENGILKYATTRQDVLKDKLHGAIDIRQSVMSINKKAQRVDLDTEENIYHLKIKSPELFASWVSSLCSHHRGERPELCPSGCPAGRTPTNAQGPWTRILPSGSAPALASSREKVDTWLRDSEGLERCSAELSECQAKLQELTGVLQSLEALHRGPPAPLVAGSQPSATAERPKKGRRTTKIWCTQSFAKDDTIGRVGRLHGSVPNLSRYLEPSQSQLALSLPPEYSQLQRSFWVLAQKVHGSLSSVVAALTAERARLEEMRQALDRRRSAPRPGHTGPALRRFHSLSVSSDTTLDSFASLHPDEPDALPSKGREQQLSNRSIVSAADSHTEFFDACEVFLSASSSENELSDDESTIISEASACEDGTEVGGPGRPPTGAKGPGLPVEAAPLELPGPDPRRRSCLPAPPAPSGDVSLWGLLRSSVGKDLSRVALPVQLNEPLNTLQRLCEELEYSELLDRASRARDPRQRLVYVAAFAVSAYASTYYRAGSKPFNPVLGETYECVRPDRGFRFISEQVCHHPPISACHAESDNFVFWQDMRWKNKFWGKSLEIVPVGTVHVQLPSGPRWIEHYGEVLIRNARDASFHCKITFCKARYWGAGANEVQGTVLSRSGTVVERLAGKWHEGLRRGPAPGQCVWRANPMPRDHERNYGFTQFALELNELTPELRRVLPSTDTRLRPDQRYLEEGNVPAAETQKRQIEQLQRDRRRVMEENNITHQARFFRRLTDAGGKESWVTNNTYWKLRLDPGFAHLDSAVLW; this is encoded by the exons aTGCCCTCCCTGGGCTCCGTGACGTGGCACCCGCTCCTTGCAGGGGCTCCCACCGCCCGGGCTGTGACAGCTGAGCTCAGACCCCCGCAGCACGGACGGGAGCGGGGGGCTTGGCCCACCGGCCCCCTCCACTTGCCGGCCATGGGCAGCCACGAGAAGGACCCCTCCTCTCCGAAAAGAGCCCTGTCACGCTCCAGCAGCACCGTGTCCTCCAAGCACAGCAGCGTTCAGCAG GGCTCGGAGagctgggaggtggtggaggagccacgGGCGCGGGGCAGCCCGGGCCGGGAGCCGCAGCGGCACGAGGGCTACCTGCTCAAGAAGAGGAAATGGCCCCTGAAGGGCTGGCACAAG AGGTACTTTGTGCTGGAAAACGGCATCCTGAAATATGCCACCACGCGCCAGGAC GTCCTCAAGGACAAACTGCACGGGGCCATCGACATCCGTCAGTCCGTCATGTCCATCAACAAGAAGGCGCAGCGGGTTGACCTGGACACGGAGGAGAACATCTACCACCTCAAG ATCAAGTCCCCGGAGCTCTTCGCCAGCTGGGtgagcagcctctgctcccatcACCGGGGCGAGAGACCCGAGCTCTGCCCCAGCGGGTGTCCCGCGGGCAGGACCCCCACCAACGCCCAG GGCCCGTGGACACGGATCCTGCCCTCGGGCAGTGCCCCTGCCCTCGCCAGCTCCCGGGAGAAGGTGGACACCTGGCTGAGGGACAGCGAGGGGCTGGAGCGCTGCTCGGCCG AGCTGTCGGAGTGCCAGGCGAAGCTGCAGGAGCTGACGGGCGTGCTGCAGAGCTTGGAGGCCCTGcaccgcggccccccggcccccctcgtCGCTGGCAGCCAG CCCTCGGCCACCGCGGAGAGGCCGAAGAAGGGCAGGAGGACCACCAAGATCTGGTGCACCCAGAGCTTCGCCAAGGATGACACCATTGGCAGG gTGGGTCGCCTGCACGGCTCCGTCCCCAACCTCTCGCGCTACCTGGAGCCATCCCAGAGCCAGCTGGCCCTGAGCCTGCCCCCCGAGTACAGCCAGCTGCAGCGGAGCTTCTGGGTGCTGGCCCAGAAAG TGCACGGCTCGCTCAGCAGCGTGGTGGCTGCGCTGACGGCTGAGAGGGCCCGTCTGGAGGAGATGCGGCAGGCGCTGGACCGGCGACGCTCAGCTCCGCGCCCGGGCCACACCGGG CCCGCCCTGCGCCGCTTCCACTCCCTCTCCGTCTCTTCCGACACCACCCTCGACTCCTTCGCCTCTCTGCACCCCGACGAG CCGGATGCGCTGCCGAGCAAGggccgggagcagcagctctccaacCGCAGCATCGTCTCGGCGGCCGACTCGCACACCGAGTTCTTCGACGCCTGCGAAGTCTTCCTCTCCGCCAGCTCCTCGGAGAACGAG CTGTCGGATGACGAATCCACCATCATCAGCGAGGCCAGCGCCTGCGAGGACGGGACCGAAgtgggggggccgggccgccccccgACAG GAGCGAAGGGTCCGGGATTGCCCGTGGAAGCGGCACCGCTGGAATTACCGGGACCGGACCCTCGCCGGCGGAGCTGCCtgccggccccccccgcgccttcGGGGGACGTGAGCTTGTGGGGGTTGTTGCGGAGCAGCGTGGGGAAGGATCTGTCACGCGTGGCTCTGCCCGTGCAGCTCAACGAACCCCTCAACACGCTCCAACGTCTGTGCGAGGAGCTGGAATACAGCGAGCTGCTCGACCGGGCCAGCCGCGCCCGAGACCCCCGCCAGCGTCTG GTTTACGTGGCCGCCTTCGCCGTGTCCGCCTACGCCTCCACCTACTACCGGGCGGGCAGCAAGCCCTTCAACCCGGTGCTGGGCGAGACCTACGAGTGCGTGCGGCCCGACCGCGGCTTCCGCTTCATCAGCGAGcag gtctgcCACCACCCCCCCATCTCCGCCTGCCACGCTGAGTCTGACAACTTCGTCTTCTGGCAAG aCATGAGGTGGAAGAATAAATTCTGGGGCAAGTCGCTGGAAATCGTCCCCGTGGGCACCGTCCACGTCCAGCTGCCCAG CGGCCCCCGCTGGATCGAGCACTATGGGGAGGTGCTGATCCGCAACGCCCGCGACGCCTCCTTCCACTGCAAGATCACCTTCTGCAAG gccCGGTACTGGGGCGCGGGGGCCAACGAGGTGCAGGGGACGGTGCTGAGCCGCAGCGGGACGGTGGTGGAGCGCCTGGCCGGGAAGTGGCACGAGGGGCTGCGCCGCGGGCCTGCGCCGGGACAGTGCGTCTGGAGAGCCA ACCCCATGCCCCGTGACCACGAGAGGAACTACGGCTTCACCCAGTTCGCCCTGGAGCTGAACGAGCTGACGCCCGAACTGCGGCGGGTGCTGCCCTCCACCGACACCCGCCTGCGCCCCGACCAGCG GTACCTGGAGGAAGGCAACGTGCCGGCGGCCGAGACGCAGAAGCGCCAGATCGAGCAGCTGCAGCGCGACCGGCGCCGGGTGATGGAGGAGAACAACATCACGCACCAGGCTCGCTTCTTCAG GCGGCTGACGGACGCCGGTGGCAAGGAGTCCTGGGTCACCAACAACACCTACTGGAAGCTGCGCCTGGACCCCGGCTTCGCCCACCTGGACAGCGCTGTCCTCTGGTAG